One Astyanax mexicanus isolate ESR-SI-001 chromosome 3, AstMex3_surface, whole genome shotgun sequence genomic region harbors:
- the LOC125799467 gene encoding uncharacterized protein LOC125799467 isoform X6: MEKLCGVTAVHLEQLPGGAVQVVTAEGVVQLPDGVEQVVPTEEVVQLPGGAEQVVTAEEVVQLPGGAEQVVTAEEVVQLPGGAEQVVTAEEVVQLPDGAEQVVPAEEMVQLPGGAEQVIPAEEVVQLPGGAEQVVPAEGVVQLPDGAEQVVPAEEVVQLPGGAEQVVPAEEVVHLPGGAEQVVPAEEAVQLPGGAEQVVTAEEVVQLPDGAEQVIPAEEMVQLPGGAEQVVTAEEVVQLPDGAEQVVPAEEMVQLPGGAEQVVPAEEMVQLPSGAEQVVPAEEVVQLLGGAEQVVPAEEVVQLLGGAEQVVPAEEVVQLPGGAEQVVTAEEVVQLPGGAEQVVTAEEVVQLLDGAEQVVPAEEVRGPLAELNLL; the protein is encoded by the exons ATGGAAAAGCTATGTGGGGTCACAGCAGTACATCTggaacagctgccgggtggagcagtgcaggtggtcacagcagagggggTGGTACAACTGCCGGATGGAGTAGAGCAAGTGGTCCccacagaggaggtggtacagctgccgggtggagcagagcaggtggtcacagcagaggaggtggtacagctgccgggtggagcagagcaggtggtcacagcagaggaggtggtacagctgccgggtggagcagagcaggtggtcacagcagaggaggtggtacagctgccggatggagcagagcaggtggtcccagcagaggagatggtacagctgccgggtggagcagagcaggtgatcccagcagaggaggtggtacagctgccgggtggagcagagcaggtggtcccagcagagggggtggtacagctgccggatggagcagagcaggtggtcccagcagaggaggtggtacagctgccgggtggagcagagcaggtggtcccagcagaggaggtggtacacttgccgggtggagcagagcaggtagtcccagcagaggaggcggtacagctgccgggtggagcagagcaggtggtcacagcagaggaggtggtacagctgccggatggagcagagcaggtgatcccagcagaggagatggtacagctgccgggtggagcagagcaggtggtcacagcagaggaggtggtacagctgccggatggagcagagcaggtggtcccagcagaggagatggtacagctgccgggtggagcagagcaggtggtcccagcagaggagatggtacagctgccgagtggagcagagcaggtggtcccagcagaggaggtggtacagctgctgggtggagcagagcaggtggtcccagcagaggag gtggtacagctgctgggtggagcagagcaggtggtcccagcagaggaggtggtacagctgccgggtggagcagagcaggtggtcacggcagaggaggtggtacagctgccgggtggagcagagcaggtggtcacagcagaggaggtggtacagctgctggatggagcagagcaggtggttcCAGCAGAGGAGGTGAGGGGCCCACTGGCTGAACTGAACCTACTATAA
- the LOC125799467 gene encoding uncharacterized protein LOC125799467 isoform X2, which yields MEKLCGVTAVHLEQLPGGAVQVVTAEGVVQLPDGVEQVVPTEEVVQLPGGAEQVVTAEEVVQLPGGAEQVVTAEEVVQLPGGAEQVVTAEEVVQLPDGAEQVVPAEEMVQLPGGAEQVIPAEEVVQLPGGAEQVVPAEGVVQLPDGAEQVVPAEEVVQLPGGAEQVVPAEEVVHLPGGAEQVVPAEEAVQLPGGAEQVVTAEEMVQLPGGAEQVVTAEEVVQLPDGAEQVVPAEEMVQLPGGAEQVVPAEEMVQLPSGAEQVVPAEEVVQLLGGAEQVVPAEEVVQLPGGAEQVVTAEEVVQLPGGAAQVVTAEQVVPAEEVVQLPGGAEQVVPAEEVVQLLGGAEQVVPAEEVVQLPGGAEQVVTAEEVVQLPGGAEQVVTAEEVVQLLDGAEQVVPAEEVRGPLAELNLL from the exons ATGGAAAAGCTATGTGGGGTCACAGCAGTACATCTggaacagctgccgggtggagcagtgcaggtggtcacagcagagggggTGGTACAACTGCCGGATGGAGTAGAGCAAGTGGTCCccacagaggaggtggtacagctgccgggtggagcagagcaggtggtcacagcagaggaggtggtacagctgccgggtggagcagagcaggtggtcacagcagaggaggtggtacagctgccgggtggagcagagcaggtggtcacagcagaggaggtggtacagctgccggatggagcagagcaggtggtcccagcagaggagatggtacagctgccgggtggagcagagcaggtgatcccagcagaggaggtggtacagctgccgggtggagcagagcaggtggtcccagcagagggggtggtacagctgccggatggagcagagcaggtggtcccagcagaggaggtggtacagctgccgggtggagcagagcaggtggtcccagcagaggaggtggtacacttgccgggtggagcagagcaggtagtcccagcagaggaggcggtacagctgccgggtggagcagagcaggtggtcacagcagaggag atggtacagctgccgggtggagcagagcaggtggtcacagcagaggaggtggtacagctgccggatggagcagagcaggtggtcccagcagaggagatggtacagctgccgggtggagcagagcaggtggtcccagcagaggagatggtacagctgccgagtggagcagagcaggtggtcccagcagaggaggtggtacagctgctgggtggagcagagcaggtggtcccagcagaggaggtggtacagctgccgggtggagcagagcaggtggtcacagcagaggaggtggtacagctgccgggtggagcagcgcaggtggtcacagcagagcaggtggtcccagcagaggaggtggtacagctgccgggtggagcagagcaggtggtcccagcagaggaggtggtacagctgctgggtggagcagagcaggtggtcccagcagaggaggtggtacagctgccgggtggagcagagcaggtggtcacggcagaggaggtggtacagctgccgggtggagcagagcaggtggtcacagcagaggaggtggtacagctgctggatggagcagagcaggtggttcCAGCAGAGGAGGTGAGGGGCCCACTGGCTGAACTGAACCTACTATAA
- the LOC125799467 gene encoding uncharacterized protein LOC125799467 isoform X1 — translation MEKLCGVTAVHLEQLPGGAVQVVTAEGVVQLPDGVEQVVPTEEVVQLPGGAEQVVTAEEVVQLPGGAEQVVTAEEVVQLPGGAEQVVTAEEVVQLPDGAEQVVPAEEMVQLPGGAEQVIPAEEVVQLPGGAEQVVPAEGVVQLPDGAEQVVPAEEVVQLPGGAEQVVPAEEVVHLPGGAEQVVPAEEAVQLPGGAEQVVTAEEVVQLPDGAEQVIPAEEMVQLPGGAEQVVTAEEVVQLPDGAEQVVPAEEMVQLPGGAEQVVPAEEMVQLPSGAEQVVPAEEVVQLLGGAEQVVPAEEVVQLPGGAEQVVTAEEVVQLPGGAAQVVTAEQVVPAEEVVQLLGGAEQVVPAEEVVQLPGGAEQVVTAEEVVQLPGGAEQVVTAEEVVQLLDGAEQVVPAEEVRGPLAELNLL, via the exons ATGGAAAAGCTATGTGGGGTCACAGCAGTACATCTggaacagctgccgggtggagcagtgcaggtggtcacagcagagggggTGGTACAACTGCCGGATGGAGTAGAGCAAGTGGTCCccacagaggaggtggtacagctgccgggtggagcagagcaggtggtcacagcagaggaggtggtacagctgccgggtggagcagagcaggtggtcacagcagaggaggtggtacagctgccgggtggagcagagcaggtggtcacagcagaggaggtggtacagctgccggatggagcagagcaggtggtcccagcagaggagatggtacagctgccgggtggagcagagcaggtgatcccagcagaggaggtggtacagctgccgggtggagcagagcaggtggtcccagcagagggggtggtacagctgccggatggagcagagcaggtggtcccagcagaggaggtggtacagctgccgggtggagcagagcaggtggtcccagcagaggaggtggtacacttgccgggtggagcagagcaggtagtcccagcagaggaggcggtacagctgccgggtggagcagagcaggtggtcacagcagaggaggtggtacagctgccggatggagcagagcaggtgatcccagcagaggagatggtacagctgccgggtggagcagagcaggtggtcacagcagaggaggtggtacagctgccggatggagcagagcaggtggtcccagcagaggagatggtacagctgccgggtggagcagagcaggtggtcccagcagaggagatggtacagctgccgagtggagcagagcaggtggtcccagcagaggaggtggtacagctgctgggtggagcagagcaggtggtcccagcagaggaggtggtacagctgccgggtggagcagagcaggtggtcacagcagaggaggtggtacagctgccgggtggagcagcgcaggtggtcacagcagagcaggtggtcccagcagaggag gtggtacagctgctgggtggagcagagcaggtggtcccagcagaggaggtggtacagctgccgggtggagcagagcaggtggtcacggcagaggaggtggtacagctgccgggtggagcagagcaggtggtcacagcagaggaggtggtacagctgctggatggagcagagcaggtggttcCAGCAGAGGAGGTGAGGGGCCCACTGGCTGAACTGAACCTACTATAA
- the LOC125799467 gene encoding uncharacterized protein LOC125799467 isoform X7 — MEKLCGVTAVHLEQLPGGAVQVVTAEGVVQLPDGVEQVVPTEEVVQLPGGAEQVVTAEEVVQLPGGAEQVVTAEEVVQLPGGAEQVVTAEEVVQLPDGAEQVVPAEEMVQLPGGAEQVIPAEEVVQLPGGAEQVVPAEGVVQLPDGAEQVVPAEEVVQLPGGAEQVVTAEEVVQLPDGAEQVVPAEEMVQLPGGAEQVVPAEEMVQLPSGAEQVVPAEEVVQLLGGAEQVVPAEEVVQLPGGAEQVVTAEEVVQLPGGAAQVVTAEQVVPAEEVVQLPGGAEQVVPAEEVVQLLGGAEQVVPAEEVVQLPGGAEQVVTAEEVVQLPGGAEQVVTAEEVVQLLDGAEQVVPAEEVRGPLAELNLL, encoded by the exons ATGGAAAAGCTATGTGGGGTCACAGCAGTACATCTggaacagctgccgggtggagcagtgcaggtggtcacagcagagggggTGGTACAACTGCCGGATGGAGTAGAGCAAGTGGTCCccacagaggaggtggtacagctgccgggtggagcagagcaggtggtcacagcagaggaggtggtacagctgccgggtggagcagagcaggtggtcacagcagaggaggtggtacagctgccgggtggagcagagcaggtggtcacagcagaggaggtggtacagctgccggatggagcagagcaggtggtcccagcagaggagatggtacagctgccgggtggagcagagcaggtgatcccagcagaggaggtggtacagctgccgggtggagcagagcaggtggtcccagcagagggggtggtacagctgccggatggagcagagcaggtggtcccagcagaggaggtggtacagctgccgggtggagcagagcag gtggtcacagcagaggaggtggtacagctgccggatggagcagagcaggtggtcccagcagaggagatggtacagctgccgggtggagcagagcaggtggtcccagcagaggagatggtacagctgccgagtggagcagagcaggtggtcccagcagaggaggtggtacagctgctgggtggagcagagcaggtggtcccagcagaggaggtggtacagctgccgggtggagcagagcaggtggtcacagcagaggaggtggtacagctgccgggtggagcagcgcaggtggtcacagcagagcaggtggtcccagcagaggaggtggtacagctgccgggtggagcagagcaggtggtcccagcagaggaggtggtacagctgctgggtggagcagagcaggtggtcccagcagaggaggtggtacagctgccgggtggagcagagcaggtggtcacggcagaggaggtggtacagctgccgggtggagcagagcaggtggtcacagcagaggaggtggtacagctgctggatggagcagagcaggtggttcCAGCAGAGGAGGTGAGGGGCCCACTGGCTGAACTGAACCTACTATAA
- the LOC125799467 gene encoding uncharacterized protein LOC125799467 isoform X3, giving the protein MEKLCGVTAVHLEQLPGGAVQVVTAEGVVQLPDGVEQVVPTEEVVQLPGGAEQVVTAEEVVQLPGGAEQVVTAEEVVQLPGGAEQVVTAEEVVQLPDGAEQVVPAEEMVQLPGGAEQVIPAEEVVQLPGGAEQVVPAEGVVQLPDGAEQVVPAEEVVQLPGGAEQVVTAEEVVQLPDGAEQVIPAEEMVQLPGGAEQVVTAEEVVQLPDGAEQVVPAEEMVQLPGGAEQVVPAEEMVQLPSGAEQVVPAEEVVQLLGGAEQVVPAEEVVQLPGGAEQVVTAEEVVQLPGGAAQVVTAEQVVPAEEVVQLPGGAEQVVPAEEVVQLLGGAEQVVPAEEVVQLPGGAEQVVTAEEVVQLPGGAEQVVTAEEVVQLLDGAEQVVPAEEVRGPLAELNLL; this is encoded by the exons ATGGAAAAGCTATGTGGGGTCACAGCAGTACATCTggaacagctgccgggtggagcagtgcaggtggtcacagcagagggggTGGTACAACTGCCGGATGGAGTAGAGCAAGTGGTCCccacagaggaggtggtacagctgccgggtggagcagagcaggtggtcacagcagaggaggtggtacagctgccgggtggagcagagcaggtggtcacagcagaggaggtggtacagctgccgggtggagcagagcaggtggtcacagcagaggaggtggtacagctgccggatggagcagagcaggtggtcccagcagaggagatggtacagctgccgggtggagcagagcaggtgatcccagcagaggaggtggtacagctgccgggtggagcagagcaggtggtcccagcagagggggtggtacagctgccggatggagcagagcaggtggtcccagcagaggaggtggtacagctgccgggtggagcagagcag gtggtcacagcagaggaggtggtacagctgccggatggagcagagcaggtgatcccagcagaggagatggtacagctgccgggtggagcagagcaggtggtcacagcagaggaggtggtacagctgccggatggagcagagcaggtggtcccagcagaggagatggtacagctgccgggtggagcagagcaggtggtcccagcagaggagatggtacagctgccgagtggagcagagcaggtggtcccagcagaggaggtggtacagctgctgggtggagcagagcaggtggtcccagcagaggaggtggtacagctgccgggtggagcagagcaggtggtcacagcagaggaggtggtacagctgccgggtggagcagcgcaggtggtcacagcagagcaggtggtcccagcagaggaggtggtacagctgccgggtggagcagagcaggtggtcccagcagaggaggtggtacagctgctgggtggagcagagcaggtggtcccagcagaggaggtggtacagctgccgggtggagcagagcaggtggtcacggcagaggaggtggtacagctgccgggtggagcagagcaggtggtcacagcagaggaggtggtacagctgctggatggagcagagcaggtggttcCAGCAGAGGAGGTGAGGGGCCCACTGGCTGAACTGAACCTACTATAA
- the LOC125799467 gene encoding uncharacterized protein LOC125799467 isoform X5, with protein MEKLCGVTAVHLEQLPGGAVQVVTAEGVVQLPDGVEQVVPTEEVVQLPGGAEQVVTAEEVVQLPGGAEQVVTAEEVVQLPGGAEQVVTAEEVVQLPDGAEQVVPAEEMVQLPGGAEQVVPAEEVVHLPGGAEQVVPAEEAVQLPGGAEQVVTAEEVVQLPDGAEQVIPAEEMVQLPGGAEQVVTAEEVVQLPDGAEQVVPAEEMVQLPGGAEQVVPAEEMVQLPSGAEQVVPAEEVVQLLGGAEQVVPAEEVVQLPGGAEQVVTAEEVVQLPGGAAQVVTAEQVVPAEEVVQLPGGAEQVVPAEEVVQLLGGAEQVVPAEEVVQLPGGAEQVVTAEEVVQLPGGAEQVVTAEEVVQLLDGAEQVVPAEEVRGPLAELNLL; from the exons ATGGAAAAGCTATGTGGGGTCACAGCAGTACATCTggaacagctgccgggtggagcagtgcaggtggtcacagcagagggggTGGTACAACTGCCGGATGGAGTAGAGCAAGTGGTCCccacagaggaggtggtacagctgccgggtggagcagagcaggtggtcacagcagaggaggtggtacagctgccgggtggagcagagcaggtggtcacagcagaggaggtggtacagctgccgggtggagcagagcaggtggtcacagcagaggaggtggtacagctgccggatggagcagagcaggtggtcccagcagaggagatggtacagctgccgggtggagcagagcag gtggtcccagcagaggaggtggtacacttgccgggtggagcagagcaggtagtcccagcagaggaggcggtacagctgccgggtggagcagagcaggtggtcacagcagaggaggtggtacagctgccggatggagcagagcaggtgatcccagcagaggagatggtacagctgccgggtggagcagagcaggtggtcacagcagaggaggtggtacagctgccggatggagcagagcaggtggtcccagcagaggagatggtacagctgccgggtggagcagagcaggtggtcccagcagaggagatggtacagctgccgagtggagcagagcaggtggtcccagcagaggaggtggtacagctgctgggtggagcagagcaggtggtcccagcagaggaggtggtacagctgccgggtggagcagagcaggtggtcacagcagaggaggtggtacagctgccgggtggagcagcgcaggtggtcacagcagagcaggtggtcccagcagaggaggtggtacagctgccgggtggagcagagcaggtggtcccagcagaggaggtggtacagctgctgggtggagcagagcaggtggtcccagcagaggaggtggtacagctgccgggtggagcagagcaggtggtcacggcagaggaggtggtacagctgccgggtggagcagagcaggtggtcacagcagaggaggtggtacagctgctggatggagcagagcaggtggttcCAGCAGAGGAGGTGAGGGGCCCACTGGCTGAACTGAACCTACTATAA
- the LOC125799467 gene encoding uncharacterized protein LOC125799467 isoform X4, translating into MEKLCGVTAVHLEQLPGGAVQVVTAEGVVQLPDGVEQVVPTEEVVQLPGGAEQVVTAEEVVQLPGGAEQVVTAEEVVQLPGGAEQVVTAEEVVQLPDGAEQVVPAEEMVQLPGGAEQVIPAEEVVQLPGGAEQVVPAEGVVQLPDGAEQVVPAEEVVQLPGGAEQVVPAEEVVQLPDGAEQVIPAEEMVQLPGGAEQVVTAEEVVQLPDGAEQVVPAEEMVQLPGGAEQVVPAEEMVQLPSGAEQVVPAEEVVQLLGGAEQVVPAEEVVQLPGGAEQVVTAEEVVQLPGGAAQVVTAEQVVPAEEVVQLPGGAEQVVPAEEVVQLLGGAEQVVPAEEVVQLPGGAEQVVTAEEVVQLPGGAEQVVTAEEVVQLLDGAEQVVPAEEVRGPLAELNLL; encoded by the exons ATGGAAAAGCTATGTGGGGTCACAGCAGTACATCTggaacagctgccgggtggagcagtgcaggtggtcacagcagagggggTGGTACAACTGCCGGATGGAGTAGAGCAAGTGGTCCccacagaggaggtggtacagctgccgggtggagcagagcaggtggtcacagcagaggaggtggtacagctgccgggtggagcagagcaggtggtcacagcagaggaggtggtacagctgccgggtggagcagagcaggtggtcacagcagaggaggtggtacagctgccggatggagcagagcaggtggtcccagcagaggagatggtacagctgccgggtggagcagagcaggtgatcccagcagaggaggtggtacagctgccgggtggagcagagcaggtggtcccagcagagggggtggtacagctgccggatggagcagagcaggtggtcccagcagaggaggtggtacagctgccgggtggagcagagcaggtggtcccagcagaggag gtggtacagctgccggatggagcagagcaggtgatcccagcagaggagatggtacagctgccgggtggagcagagcaggtggtcacagcagaggaggtggtacagctgccggatggagcagagcaggtggtcccagcagaggagatggtacagctgccgggtggagcagagcaggtggtcccagcagaggagatggtacagctgccgagtggagcagagcaggtggtcccagcagaggaggtggtacagctgctgggtggagcagagcaggtggtcccagcagaggaggtggtacagctgccgggtggagcagagcaggtggtcacagcagaggaggtggtacagctgccgggtggagcagcgcaggtggtcacagcagagcaggtggtcccagcagaggaggtggtacagctgccgggtggagcagagcaggtggtcccagcagaggaggtggtacagctgctgggtggagcagagcaggtggtcccagcagaggaggtggtacagctgccgggtggagcagagcaggtggtcacggcagaggaggtggtacagctgccgggtggagcagagcaggtggtcacagcagaggaggtggtacagctgctggatggagcagagcaggtggttcCAGCAGAGGAGGTGAGGGGCCCACTGGCTGAACTGAACCTACTATAA
- the LOC125799467 gene encoding uncharacterized protein LOC125799467 isoform X8 produces MEKLCGVTAVHLEQLPGGAVQVVTAEGVVQLPDGVEQVVPTEEVVQLPGGAEQVVTAEEVVQLPGGAEQVVTAEEVVQLPGGAEQVVTAEEVVQLPDGAEQVVPAEEMVQLPGGAEQVIPAEEVVQLPGGAEQVVPAEGVVQLPDGAEQVVPAEEVVQLPGGAEQVVPAEEVVHLPGGAEQVVPAEEAVQLPGGAEQVVTAEEVVQLPDGAEQVIPAEEMVQLPGGAEQVVTAEEVVQLPDGAEQVVPAEEMVQLPGGAEQVVPAEEMVQLPSGAEQVVPAEEVVQLLGGAEQVVPAEEVVQLPGGAEQVVTAEEVVQLPGGAEQVVTAEEVVQLLDGAEQVVPAEEVRGPLAELNLL; encoded by the exons ATGGAAAAGCTATGTGGGGTCACAGCAGTACATCTggaacagctgccgggtggagcagtgcaggtggtcacagcagagggggTGGTACAACTGCCGGATGGAGTAGAGCAAGTGGTCCccacagaggaggtggtacagctgccgggtggagcagagcaggtggtcacagcagaggaggtggtacagctgccgggtggagcagagcaggtggtcacagcagaggaggtggtacagctgccgggtggagcagagcaggtggtcacagcagaggaggtggtacagctgccggatggagcagagcaggtggtcccagcagaggagatggtacagctgccgggtggagcagagcaggtgatcccagcagaggaggtggtacagctgccgggtggagcagagcaggtggtcccagcagagggggtggtacagctgccggatggagcagagcaggtggtcccagcagaggaggtggtacagctgccgggtggagcagagcaggtggtcccagcagaggaggtggtacacttgccgggtggagcagagcaggtagtcccagcagaggaggcggtacagctgccgggtggagcagagcaggtggtcacagcagaggaggtggtacagctgccggatggagcagagcaggtgatcccagcagaggagatggtacagctgccgggtggagcagagcaggtggtcacagcagaggaggtggtacagctgccggatggagcagagcaggtggtcccagcagaggagatggtacagctgccgggtggagcagagcaggtggtcccagcagaggagatggtacagctgccgagtggagcagagcaggtggtcccagcagaggaggtggtacagctgctgggtggagcagagcaggtggtcccagcagaggaggtggtacagctgccgggtggagcagagcaggtggtcacagcagaggag gtggtacagctgccgggtggagcagagcaggtggtcacagcagaggaggtggtacagctgctggatggagcagagcaggtggttcCAGCAGAGGAGGTGAGGGGCCCACTGGCTGAACTGAACCTACTATAA